GGAGGCAGCATACTGGCCAATGCGACACTCCCCAAACTCGCTCCCATACTATAAAGAAAGTCACGGCGATTCAGCTGTTTGGCAGTGACCATGTTCTGAAGGAGCTCTTGTTGAAGTTTCTTATTCATGACTTTTTCCTATTGTTCCTGGATTCGGCACTGCGGGGACGCAGTTGCCCTACCCTTGTCGACGAAACTGGTAGGGCTCGATCGCCGAGTGAGCCGTCGGTGAATCGTCGGTATTGACCGTAAACCACCTTACCCTTAAACGAGACTTCATGAAATTGATGACTTTTAGTACACATACACAAATTCGTTGGAATTGAATACTACCAAACAAAGATCCGCCAAGGCACGTGTATTTGCATCGACATCCGCCATTCCGGGATCGGCTACGTAGTCGTCGAAGCCAAAAAGAACCTCCGTAAACTCAAAAGGTGCACCGCTCATTTCTTCCACGGCTGATCGCTTTACTTCACGAGGCAATTCCTTGGGTGGGAAATCAAGTCCTTCATGTCGCTTCTGCATATTATCCCAATGATCCAGACACAACTTCACTTCGTCGCTATTAGAATCGCGACCGTAAGCTCGTTGAAAAAGATCTTCGATCACCGCTTTCCGGCTTTTGTTTTTCTCGAGCAAGTCGAGGGCCGTCGCCACTGAACGATAAAGGGTGTCTTCCCCATTGAACAAACTGAAAACCTGAGGCGTAACAGTCGATGCCTGACGAAATTCGCAGGACTCATCGGGGCTGGGCTGGTTAAAGACTTCCATGAAGGGATTTCTCAGGCCGCGGATTTTCTTGGCGTACACCGAGCGGCGGTTGCGTTCTTCAGGCGTCCGGGCCGGTTCGTAGGAGGCCGCATAGGAGCCCATCACCTGCCGGGGTTGGGTGGCCACATCCCGGTTGATTTCCGGCAAGGCCGGCAGACCACCCACCAGCGGGCTAAGCTCACCAGAAACGTAGAGCATACTATCCCGGATCTCTTCAGCACTCAGGCGCCGTTGTTTAAACGTCGCATACGATTTTCCGTAAGGATCTTTCTCATCTAACAACTGGCGATCCTTATACTCGGTAGAACGGCGGTAGGCTTCGGAAGACATGATCAAACGGTGCATTGCTTTTACGGACCATCCCGACTCCACGAAGCGCGTCGCCAGAAAATCGAGCAATTCCGGATGACTGGGTTTCCCGCCCATCGCCCCAAAATTATTCGGCGTGTCCACGATGCCCTGACCGAAGTGATAATTCCAAATGCGATTGGCCATGGATCTCGACACCAATGTGTTTTTCGGATCAGCCAACCATTTGGCAAAGGCTAGTCTCCGACCAACAGGACCTTCAGGAATGTTGTTGTACTCGTTGGCTTCCAGAGTATCGTTGGAATCCGGCAAGGCGCTGAAAACTCCCGGTGTCACTTTTTCGGCATAAGCAAAAGGATCGCCACCGGTAAGAATATGGGATGATTCCAGTTCTCCCCCACCCATGGGATTCTGCGGCATCTTCATCATTTTCCCCGATGAAACCGGCTCCTCCGGAGACAACCCGCTATAGACAGAAAACGCATAGGGCTCGAACTTCTTCATTTCGAAACTGGTGCGCTGCACATTCTTCTGTCCTACCTTGATCACTCCAAGCTCTTCCAAGGTGAGCCCATAATTCCGAGGAGGCAGCTTTTCATCCGGTATTCCCTGCTTTGTGAGCTCTCGGCGATTTCCTACCGGGATTCCGTTTTCCAGACACCATTCCTCCCGCGCCTTGGTTTCTTTTGCATCCAGAACGTCGCGCATTTCCGCGAAATACTGCAGCCGCTTTTCCATCACTGTTTTTTCGTCAAAACCCGCCAGGGTTTCATAGTCTTGAAATGGCAGCTCACGATCGACGAATTGAGTCGTGGCAAACACCGCCTGAATACGGTAATAGTCCTTGGTTGGGATCGGATCAAACTTATGATCGTGACAACGGGCACATTGCAAAGGGTGCGACAAGAAAACCTGACCGACGCTGTTGGTGACATCATCCAGAAACTGCTGCCTCGTTTCACGCGCAACCGACATGCCCGTATGTTCCCAGGGACCCATGCGTAGAAATCCGGTGGCTAAAATGGCATCCGGATTCTCGGGATCCCATTCATCGCCGGCTACTTGCTCGATAACAAATTGATCGAAGGGTTTGTCCTGATTGAAGGCACGAATTACGTAGTCCCGGTACCGCCAGGCACTGGTCCGCTCGTAATCATTGGAAAATCCGGAGGAGTCGGCGTAACGAACCACATCCAACCAATGTCTCCCCCACTGCTCTCCGTATCGTAGGTCTTCAAGCAGTCGATCCAACACCTTGGCGAAGGCCTTTTCGTCGGAACTTTTGTCTTTCAGGAAAGCTTCCACTTCTTCCGGTGTGGGAGGCAGGCCTATCAGGTCAAAGGTCGCACGCCGGATCAGAGTCCTACGATCAGCCAACTTCCCAGCCTGGAGGCCAACGTCGTAAAGCTTCTTGTTTATAAACGCATCCACTGGATGCACTTTTTTGAACTTTGTCGGAGGTGCCGGATCCGCTACCGGCTGGTAGGCCCACAAATTCTGTTCCTCATAACGCCGGTAAGTCCAGTCGTCATCCAGCCCACCACTCGTCTGGACAATCACCCCTTCCGCATATTTCTTGGTAATAATCGCCTGATCTTCATCGGATGGCCAGGGTGCTCCGGCATCAATCCAGTCGCGAATGAGCCAGGTCTGCTCTTCGGTCAGCTTGTCCGCTTCCTTCGGCGGCATTTCGTAATCTTCCACCTTCCAGGTTGTTGCGGTATACATCAGACTCCCGTTGCCGTTTCCCGGAATCAGCACATCATCCGAAGATTCTCCACCCAAAAGCATGTCCTCGCGGTTCGTGAGCACCAGATCGCCTTTCAGGTCTTCATCGTTGTGACAAGCGAAGCACTTCTGCTTCAGCAACGGCTTAACTTTCAACGCAAATAGCTTTTCGCCATCCGTATAGGAATCCTCCTGGGCATGAAGCGAAGTGCTTAATAGTCCTGAAATCGCCACGATTGTGGCAACTAGCAAGGTAGGGGCATTTGTAACTTTGGAAACCATTTCCATAAAAGGGTAATACAGATTTAAACGTAAAAGTAACGGATTACATTAGCAGAAATACAGAATTTTTCCACAAGGATCGTAGCAAAG
The Verrucomicrobiota bacterium genome window above contains:
- a CDS encoding PSD1 and planctomycete cytochrome C domain-containing protein; this translates as MVSKVTNAPTLLVATIVAISGLLSTSLHAQEDSYTDGEKLFALKVKPLLKQKCFACHNDEDLKGDLVLTNREDMLLGGESSDDVLIPGNGNGSLMYTATTWKVEDYEMPPKEADKLTEEQTWLIRDWIDAGAPWPSDEDQAIITKKYAEGVIVQTSGGLDDDWTYRRYEEQNLWAYQPVADPAPPTKFKKVHPVDAFINKKLYDVGLQAGKLADRRTLIRRATFDLIGLPPTPEEVEAFLKDKSSDEKAFAKVLDRLLEDLRYGEQWGRHWLDVVRYADSSGFSNDYERTSAWRYRDYVIRAFNQDKPFDQFVIEQVAGDEWDPENPDAILATGFLRMGPWEHTGMSVARETRQQFLDDVTNSVGQVFLSHPLQCARCHDHKFDPIPTKDYYRIQAVFATTQFVDRELPFQDYETLAGFDEKTVMEKRLQYFAEMRDVLDAKETKAREEWCLENGIPVGNRRELTKQGIPDEKLPPRNYGLTLEELGVIKVGQKNVQRTSFEMKKFEPYAFSVYSGLSPEEPVSSGKMMKMPQNPMGGGELESSHILTGGDPFAYAEKVTPGVFSALPDSNDTLEANEYNNIPEGPVGRRLAFAKWLADPKNTLVSRSMANRIWNYHFGQGIVDTPNNFGAMGGKPSHPELLDFLATRFVESGWSVKAMHRLIMSSEAYRRSTEYKDRQLLDEKDPYGKSYATFKQRRLSAEEIRDSMLYVSGELSPLVGGLPALPEINRDVATQPRQVMGSYAASYEPARTPEERNRRSVYAKKIRGLRNPFMEVFNQPSPDESCEFRQASTVTPQVFSLFNGEDTLYRSVATALDLLEKNKSRKAVIEDLFQRAYGRDSNSDEVKLCLDHWDNMQKRHEGLDFPPKELPREVKRSAVEEMSGAPFEFTEVLFGFDDYVADPGMADVDANTRALADLCLVVFNSNEFVYVY